One Streptomyces sp. NBC_00102 DNA segment encodes these proteins:
- a CDS encoding acyl-CoA dehydrogenase family protein, translated as MPLDHRLAAEHEELRRTVEEFAHEVVAPKIGAFYERHEFPYEIVREMGRMGLFGLPFPEEYGGMGGDYLALGIALEELARVDSSVAITLEAGVSLGAMPVYRFGTEEQKRRWLPKLCSGEALGAFGLTEPDGGSDAGGTRTTAVLDEAAGEWVINGSKCFITNSGTDITELVTVTAVTGRKDDGSPRISAIVVPSGTPGFTVAAPYSKVGWNASDTRELSFADVRVPAANLLGEEGRGYAQFLRILDEGRIAISALATGLAQGCVDESVKYAAERHAFGRPIGANQAIQFKIADMETRAHMARVGWRDAASRLVAGEPFKKEAAIAKLYSSTVAVDNARDATQIHGGYGFMNEYPVARMWRDSKILEIGEGTSEVQRMLIARELGLPAA; from the coding sequence ATGCCGCTGGACCACCGGCTCGCCGCCGAGCACGAGGAACTGCGCCGTACCGTCGAGGAGTTCGCCCACGAGGTGGTCGCCCCGAAGATCGGCGCCTTCTACGAACGCCATGAGTTCCCGTACGAGATCGTGCGGGAGATGGGGCGGATGGGCCTGTTCGGGCTGCCGTTCCCGGAGGAGTACGGCGGGATGGGCGGCGACTACCTCGCCCTCGGAATCGCCCTGGAGGAGCTGGCCCGGGTCGACTCCTCGGTGGCGATCACCCTGGAGGCGGGCGTCTCGCTGGGCGCCATGCCGGTGTACCGCTTCGGCACCGAGGAGCAGAAGCGACGGTGGCTGCCGAAACTCTGCTCGGGCGAGGCGCTGGGCGCGTTCGGGCTGACCGAACCCGACGGCGGCTCGGACGCGGGCGGCACCCGCACCACGGCGGTGCTGGACGAGGCGGCCGGCGAGTGGGTGATCAACGGCTCCAAGTGCTTCATCACCAACTCCGGTACGGACATCACCGAGCTGGTGACCGTGACGGCCGTGACCGGCCGCAAGGACGACGGCTCCCCGCGGATCTCCGCCATCGTCGTGCCGTCCGGCACTCCCGGCTTCACGGTCGCCGCCCCGTACTCCAAGGTCGGCTGGAACGCCTCCGACACCCGTGAGCTCTCCTTCGCCGACGTCCGCGTCCCGGCCGCCAACCTGCTCGGCGAGGAGGGCCGTGGGTACGCCCAGTTCCTCCGCATCCTCGACGAGGGCCGGATCGCGATCTCCGCCCTGGCGACCGGACTGGCCCAGGGCTGCGTGGACGAGTCGGTGAAGTACGCCGCCGAGCGCCACGCCTTCGGCCGCCCGATCGGCGCCAACCAGGCCATCCAGTTCAAGATCGCCGACATGGAGACCCGCGCCCACATGGCCCGCGTCGGCTGGCGCGACGCGGCCTCCCGGCTGGTGGCCGGCGAGCCCTTCAAGAAGGAGGCGGCCATCGCGAAGCTCTACTCCTCGACCGTCGCCGTGGACAACGCCCGCGACGCCACCCAGATCCACGGCGGCTACGGCTTCATGAACGAGTACCCGGTCGCCCGCATGTGGCGGGACTCCAAGATCCTGGAGATCGGCGAGGGCACGAGCGAGGTCCAGCGGATGCTGATCGCCCGGGAGTTGGGGCTGCCTGCGGCGTGA
- a CDS encoding MarR family winged helix-turn-helix transcriptional regulator, which yields MTDEFPNMARDGFPLHTAAQIAAAWRRERPGTPTESIEIVTPLWRLAKLFADDRGRVLRAAGIDAATLDLLSVIRRSGPPYTLSTRELAHRTLVTAGAISQRVARAEREGLVRRSPGESGRRTVMVSLTDEGQAVIERSVDSVLGREATLVASLTDTERALLSGLLEKLTADVRRRVAEPGS from the coding sequence ATGACCGACGAATTCCCGAACATGGCCCGTGACGGCTTTCCGCTCCACACCGCCGCGCAGATCGCCGCCGCCTGGCGGCGTGAACGGCCCGGCACCCCCACCGAGTCGATCGAGATCGTGACACCCCTCTGGCGCCTCGCGAAGCTGTTCGCGGACGACCGGGGCCGGGTCCTGCGGGCCGCCGGGATCGACGCCGCGACCCTGGACCTGCTCTCCGTGATCCGCCGCTCCGGCCCGCCCTACACGCTCAGCACCCGCGAACTCGCCCACCGCACCCTGGTGACCGCCGGGGCGATCTCCCAGCGCGTCGCCCGCGCCGAACGCGAGGGTCTCGTACGCCGGTCGCCGGGGGAGTCGGGCCGACGCACGGTCATGGTCTCTCTGACGGACGAGGGGCAGGCCGTCATCGAGCGGTCGGTCGACTCGGTGCTCGGCAGGGAGGCCACCCTCGTCGCCTCCCTGACCGACACCGAACGCGCGCTCCTGAGCGGCCTGCTGGAGAAGCTGACGGCCGACGTGCGCCGCCGCGTCGCGGAGCCGGGGAGCTGA
- a CDS encoding SDR family NAD(P)-dependent oxidoreductase encodes MPRRVLVTGGTSGIGRAIAARFTAEESEADVIVTGRHADTVERTAKELGVRGLVCDATRPDQVAALADGLGGPLDVLVNAAGGLPEDAPTDTPPLEALLHTWRSALEQNLLGAVLTTASVQEHLAPGGAVISIGSIGAERRGGAYGTAKAALAAWNAGLSADLGPRGITANVIAAGYVAGTGFFRGAMTDERHDNLVRETHTKRAGTPEDIAATVYFLASPGAGQLTGQTVHVNGGAFTTR; translated from the coding sequence ATGCCCCGTCGCGTACTCGTCACCGGAGGAACGAGCGGCATCGGACGCGCCATCGCCGCACGCTTCACCGCCGAGGAGAGCGAGGCCGACGTCATCGTCACCGGTCGCCACGCCGACACCGTCGAGCGCACCGCCAAGGAACTGGGCGTACGGGGCCTCGTCTGCGACGCCACCCGACCCGACCAGGTCGCCGCGCTGGCCGACGGGTTGGGCGGGCCGCTGGACGTCCTGGTCAACGCGGCCGGCGGGCTGCCCGAGGACGCGCCGACCGACACCCCGCCCCTGGAGGCACTGCTCCACACCTGGCGGTCTGCGCTGGAGCAGAACCTGCTCGGCGCGGTCCTCACCACGGCGTCCGTCCAGGAGCATCTGGCCCCGGGCGGGGCGGTGATCAGCATCGGTTCCATCGGGGCCGAGCGCCGTGGCGGGGCGTACGGAACGGCCAAGGCCGCCCTCGCGGCGTGGAACGCCGGCCTCTCCGCCGACCTCGGCCCACGCGGCATCACCGCGAACGTCATCGCGGCGGGCTATGTCGCCGGCACCGGCTTCTTCCGCGGCGCCATGACGGACGAGCGGCACGACAACCTCGTACGCGAGACCCACACGAAGCGGGCAGGCACGCCCGAGGACATCGCGGCGACGGTGTACTTCCTCGCCTCGCCGGGCGCGGGACAGCTCACCGGGCAGACCGTCCACGTCAACGGAGGCGCTTTCACGACCCGTTGA
- a CDS encoding GNAT family N-acetyltransferase, which produces MTTPYEHWPLHGLRIRTPRLELRLPDTTLADRLAAVAAAGVHAPDRMPFTVPWTDGEPGAVARAVFQHVLSTIANWSPENWALSLAVLHDGEVVGRQDLMAKAFGVTRQVSTGSWIGLTHQRQGFGTEMRAAALHLAFAGLGAESAVSAAMTDNPASLGVSRRLGYLPDGTAVAAVRGVPVTLQRLRLDRAGWEEHRRVEVSVEGLDACRSHFGA; this is translated from the coding sequence ATGACGACCCCGTACGAGCACTGGCCCCTGCACGGACTCCGTATCCGTACCCCGCGACTCGAACTCCGGCTCCCGGACACCACTCTGGCCGACCGGCTCGCGGCGGTGGCCGCGGCGGGTGTGCACGCGCCGGACCGGATGCCGTTCACGGTGCCGTGGACCGACGGTGAGCCCGGGGCGGTGGCGCGGGCGGTGTTCCAGCACGTGCTGTCCACGATCGCGAACTGGTCCCCGGAGAACTGGGCCCTGAGCCTCGCCGTGCTGCACGATGGGGAGGTCGTCGGGCGGCAGGACCTGATGGCCAAGGCCTTCGGGGTGACCCGCCAGGTGTCCACCGGCTCCTGGATCGGCCTCACCCACCAGCGGCAGGGGTTCGGGACGGAGATGCGGGCCGCCGCGCTGCACCTGGCGTTCGCGGGGCTGGGCGCCGAGAGCGCCGTGTCGGCGGCGATGACCGACAACCCGGCCTCCCTCGGTGTCTCGCGGCGCCTGGGCTACCTCCCCGACGGCACGGCGGTCGCCGCCGTGCGCGGGGTCCCGGTGACCCTCCAGCGGCTCCGGCTGGACCGGGCCGGATGGGAGGAGCACCGCAGGGTGGAGGTGTCGGTCGAGGGGCTCGACGCCTGCCGGAGCCACTTCGGGGCGTGA
- the glmS gene encoding glutamine--fructose-6-phosphate transaminase (isomerizing), with product MCGIVGYIGRRDVAPLLLEGLQRLEYRGYDSAGIVVTGKAAAGKPGTLKMVKAKGRVRELEARIPKRFAGTTGIAHTRWATHGAPSDENAHPHMDAENKVAVVHNGIIDNASELRAKLVADGVVFLSETDTEVLVHLVARAQAETLEEKVREALRSVEGTYGIAVMHADFNDRIVVARNGSPVVLGIGEKEMFVASDVAALVAHTRQVVTLDDGEMATLKADDFRTYTTEGSTTTATPTTVEWEAESYDMGGHDTYMHKEISEQAEAVDRVLRGRIDDRFSTVHLGGLNLDAREARGVRRIKILGCGTSYHAGQIGAQLIEELARIPADAEPASEFRYRNPVVDPDTLYVAVSQSGETYDVLAAVQELKRKGARVLGIVNVVGSAIAREADGGTYVHAGPEVCVVSTKCFTNTVVSFALLALHLGRIRDLSVADGKRIIAGLRRLPEQISEILANEDEIKRLAAEYADAKSMMFIGRVRGYPVAREASLKLKEVSYIHAEAYPASELKHGPLALIEPAMPTVAIVPDDELLEKNRAAMEEIKARSGRILAVAHQVQEKADHTIVVPKNENELDPILMGIPLQLFAYHTALAMGRDIDKPRNLAKSVTVE from the coding sequence ATGTGCGGGATCGTCGGATACATCGGCAGGCGTGACGTCGCTCCGCTGCTGCTGGAAGGTCTGCAGCGGCTGGAGTACCGCGGGTACGACTCGGCGGGCATCGTCGTGACGGGCAAGGCCGCGGCGGGCAAGCCGGGCACGCTGAAGATGGTCAAGGCGAAGGGCCGCGTCCGCGAGCTGGAGGCCCGTATCCCCAAGCGCTTCGCGGGCACGACCGGCATCGCGCACACCCGCTGGGCCACCCACGGCGCCCCGAGCGACGAGAACGCCCACCCGCACATGGACGCCGAGAACAAGGTCGCCGTCGTCCACAACGGGATCATCGACAACGCCTCCGAGCTCCGCGCGAAGCTCGTCGCCGACGGCGTCGTCTTCCTCTCCGAGACCGACACCGAGGTGCTGGTCCACCTGGTCGCCCGCGCCCAGGCCGAGACCCTGGAGGAGAAGGTCCGCGAGGCGCTGCGCTCCGTCGAGGGCACCTACGGCATCGCGGTGATGCACGCGGACTTCAACGACCGCATCGTGGTCGCCCGCAACGGCTCCCCGGTCGTCCTCGGCATCGGCGAGAAGGAGATGTTCGTCGCCTCCGACGTCGCCGCGCTGGTCGCCCACACCCGCCAGGTCGTGACCCTCGACGACGGCGAGATGGCCACCCTCAAGGCCGACGACTTCCGTACGTACACCACGGAGGGCTCGACCACGACGGCCACGCCGACCACCGTGGAGTGGGAGGCCGAGTCGTACGACATGGGCGGCCACGACACGTACATGCACAAGGAGATCTCGGAGCAGGCCGAGGCGGTCGACCGCGTGCTGCGGGGCCGTATCGACGACCGTTTCTCCACCGTGCACCTGGGCGGCCTCAACCTGGACGCCCGCGAGGCGCGCGGGGTGCGCCGGATCAAGATCCTCGGCTGCGGCACCTCGTACCACGCCGGTCAGATCGGCGCCCAGCTGATCGAGGAGCTGGCCCGCATCCCCGCGGACGCCGAGCCGGCGTCCGAGTTCCGCTACCGCAACCCGGTGGTGGACCCCGACACCCTCTACGTCGCCGTCTCCCAGTCCGGCGAGACCTACGACGTACTGGCCGCCGTGCAGGAGCTGAAGCGCAAGGGCGCCCGGGTCCTCGGCATCGTCAACGTCGTCGGCTCCGCCATCGCCCGGGAGGCCGACGGCGGTACGTACGTCCACGCGGGCCCCGAGGTCTGCGTGGTCTCCACCAAGTGCTTCACCAACACGGTGGTCTCCTTCGCGCTCCTCGCCCTCCACCTGGGCCGCATCCGGGACCTGTCGGTCGCGGACGGCAAGCGGATCATCGCCGGTCTGCGCCGGCTGCCGGAGCAGATCAGCGAGATCCTGGCGAACGAGGACGAGATCAAGCGGCTGGCCGCCGAGTACGCGGACGCCAAGTCGATGATGTTCATCGGCCGGGTGCGGGGCTACCCGGTGGCCCGCGAGGCCTCGCTGAAGCTCAAGGAGGTCTCGTACATCCACGCCGAGGCGTACCCGGCCTCCGAGCTGAAGCACGGGCCGCTGGCCCTGATCGAGCCCGCGATGCCGACCGTCGCGATCGTGCCGGACGACGAGCTGCTGGAGAAGAACCGGGCCGCGATGGAGGAGATCAAGGCGCGCAGCGGCCGGATCCTCGCCGTCGCGCACCAGGTCCAGGAGAAGGCGGACCACACCATCGTCGTACCGAAGAACGAGAACGAGCTCGACCCGATCCTCATGGGCATCCCGCTCCAGCTCTTCGCGTACCACACGGCACTGGCCATGGGCCGGGACATCGACAAGCCGCGCAACTTGGCGAAGTCCGTCACCGTCGAATAG
- a CDS encoding universal stress protein: MAGHESPEPADRKQVTDHGSDPLTVEESRHSCDPAFRHGVVVGFDGSTSSERALAYAIGMACRSGSGLIIVHVANRLPTTVWAGCEPPVFVDVPDHRTEVLGLELACAEYLSEVPWVLVERGGDICHELEEVGREYAADAIVVGSTHGLVGRIFGSVAGRLARRAQRPVIVIP; the protein is encoded by the coding sequence ATGGCCGGTCACGAATCCCCTGAACCCGCAGACCGCAAACAGGTAACCGACCACGGGTCGGACCCTCTGACGGTCGAAGAATCACGTCATTCCTGCGACCCGGCCTTCCGGCACGGTGTCGTGGTCGGTTTCGACGGCTCCACGTCCAGTGAGCGAGCCCTCGCCTACGCGATCGGCATGGCCTGCAGATCCGGCTCCGGACTGATCATCGTGCACGTCGCCAACCGGCTTCCGACCACCGTCTGGGCAGGCTGTGAACCGCCTGTCTTCGTCGACGTACCCGATCACCGCACCGAGGTGCTCGGGCTCGAACTGGCCTGCGCGGAATACCTCTCCGAGGTGCCGTGGGTGCTGGTCGAGCGTGGCGGCGACATCTGCCACGAACTGGAGGAAGTCGGCCGCGAGTATGCCGCCGACGCCATCGTCGTCGGGTCGACGCACGGTCTGGTGGGCCGGATCTTCGGTTCCGTGGCCGGCCGTCTCGCCCGCCGCGCGCAACGCCCTGTCATCGTCATCCCCTGA
- a CDS encoding helix-turn-helix domain-containing protein has product MSQDSASATEAARKLAGRRRREVVAVLLFSGGPIFESSIPLSVFGIDRQDAGVPRYRLLVCGGEEGPLRTTGGLELTAPYGLEAISRAGTVVVPAWRSITSPPPVEALDALRRAHEEGARIVGLCTGAFVLAAAGLLDGRPATTHWMYAPTLAKRYPSVHVDPRELFVDDGDVLTSAGTAAGIDLCLHIVRTDHGTEAAGALARRLVVPPRRSGGQERYLDRSLPEEIGSDPLAEVVAWALEHLHEQFDVETLAARAYMSRRTFDRRFRSLTGSAPLQWLITQRVLQAQRLLETSDYSVDEVAGRCGFRSPVALRGHFRRQLGSSPAAYRAAYRARRPGSGAEAGAVEAPVPAQVASAVRRVPTGSTGLAAFAASPGAPVLPDGYTGGRPALPGQRSAP; this is encoded by the coding sequence ATGAGCCAGGACTCCGCATCCGCAACGGAGGCCGCACGGAAGTTGGCCGGGCGGCGACGCCGGGAAGTCGTAGCCGTACTGCTGTTCAGCGGCGGCCCGATCTTCGAGAGCTCCATCCCGCTCTCCGTGTTCGGCATCGACCGGCAGGACGCGGGCGTACCGCGCTACCGCCTGCTGGTCTGTGGCGGCGAGGAGGGACCGCTGCGCACCACCGGCGGTCTCGAACTCACCGCGCCGTACGGCCTGGAGGCGATCAGCAGGGCAGGCACCGTGGTGGTGCCCGCCTGGCGTTCGATCACCTCGCCGCCTCCGGTCGAGGCGCTCGACGCGCTGCGCCGGGCCCACGAGGAGGGCGCCCGCATCGTCGGGCTCTGCACCGGGGCCTTCGTGCTCGCCGCCGCCGGCCTGCTGGACGGCCGCCCGGCGACGACGCACTGGATGTACGCGCCGACGCTGGCCAAGCGCTATCCGTCGGTGCACGTCGATCCGCGCGAGTTGTTCGTCGACGACGGCGACGTCCTCACCTCGGCGGGTACCGCCGCCGGGATCGACCTCTGCCTGCACATCGTGCGTACGGACCACGGCACGGAGGCCGCCGGGGCGCTGGCCCGCCGGCTCGTGGTGCCGCCGCGCCGCAGCGGCGGTCAGGAGCGCTACCTCGACAGGTCTTTACCCGAAGAGATCGGCTCGGACCCGCTCGCCGAGGTCGTGGCCTGGGCCCTGGAGCATCTGCACGAGCAGTTCGACGTGGAGACGCTGGCGGCCCGCGCCTACATGAGCCGCCGTACGTTCGACCGGCGCTTCCGCTCGCTCACCGGCAGTGCGCCGCTGCAGTGGCTGATCACCCAGCGGGTGCTCCAGGCTCAGCGGCTGCTGGAGACGTCGGACTATTCGGTGGACGAGGTCGCGGGCCGCTGCGGCTTCCGTTCGCCGGTGGCGCTGCGCGGTCACTTCCGCCGCCAGCTCGGCTCCTCCCCCGCCGCGTACCGGGCCGCCTACCGGGCCCGCCGTCCGGGATCGGGTGCCGAGGCCGGAGCGGTCGAGGCTCCGGTGCCCGCACAGGTCGCGTCGGCGGTTCGGCGGGTGCCGACGGGTTCCACGGGGCTGGCCGCGTTCGCGGCCTCACCGGGGGCGCCGGTCCTCCCGGACGGATACACCGGCGGCCGCCCGGCCCTGCCGGGACAGCGGAGCGCCCCGTAG
- the orn gene encoding oligoribonuclease, with protein sequence MNDRMVWIDCEMTGLSLTDDALIEVAALVTDSELNVLGEGVDIVIRPPDAALETMPEVVRRMHTTSGLLDELAGGTTLADAEAQVLAYVREHVKEPGKAPLCGNSVGTDRGFLARDMQALEGYLHYRIVDVSSVKELARRWYPKAYFNSPDKNGNHRALADIRESIAELRYYREAVFVPQPGPDSDRAKEIAARHVVSGDK encoded by the coding sequence ATGAACGACCGCATGGTATGGATCGACTGCGAGATGACCGGACTCTCGTTGACGGACGACGCACTCATCGAGGTGGCGGCTCTGGTCACCGACTCGGAGTTGAACGTGCTCGGCGAAGGGGTGGACATCGTGATCCGCCCGCCGGACGCGGCCCTGGAGACCATGCCCGAGGTGGTGCGGCGGATGCACACCACCTCGGGCCTCCTGGACGAGCTGGCCGGGGGCACCACCCTGGCCGACGCCGAGGCCCAGGTGCTGGCGTACGTGCGCGAGCACGTGAAGGAGCCGGGCAAGGCCCCGCTCTGCGGAAACTCCGTCGGCACCGACCGGGGTTTCCTCGCCCGCGACATGCAGGCGCTGGAGGGCTACCTCCACTACCGCATCGTCGACGTGTCCTCGGTCAAGGAGCTGGCCCGGCGCTGGTACCCGAAGGCGTACTTCAACAGCCCGGACAAGAACGGCAACCACCGGGCACTCGCCGACATCCGCGAATCGATCGCGGAACTGCGCTACTACCGCGAGGCCGTCTTCGTGCCCCAGCCCGGCCCGGACTCGGACCGCGCCAAGGAGATCGCCGCGCGCCACGTGGTGTCCGGCGACAAGTAG
- a CDS encoding site-specific integrase — translation MATIRERVRKDGTASFQVRWLQGGRGGTWEAERFEDPEQADTFRKLVDAHKQQWPYGWVPGQGFVEPEQDPDDVPLTDWARRYVDRLTGIDPRTRDDYRREVDRHISLMVHTTRSGLVMPATIGNITADDVQDWVRLQEAGQPDAKPGQWVRRPASPKSTANRHGLLWCIVQAAIDADPPLRTKNCCANTRLPRVDYGTSEEMVFLEQEEYQLLRKHLTDPAARDLADWLIGTGMRWGEATALQVQDLRLGGPRPTVNVQRAWKRSPRGAQTSFFLGPPKTRKARRLVALAPTQVDLARRLKQGMPPEAFLFRTPTGKAWRHSNFYNRKWIPAVAAAMETGLPRRPRIHDLRHSHVAWLVAANIPLPAIQARLGHESIQTTIDRYGHLARSLDSDISAAVQAAMGSRPPSDHGLRLVSA, via the coding sequence ATGGCAACGATCAGGGAGCGGGTCCGCAAGGACGGTACGGCGAGTTTCCAGGTCCGCTGGCTCCAGGGAGGGCGCGGCGGCACCTGGGAGGCCGAGAGGTTCGAGGACCCCGAGCAGGCGGACACGTTCAGGAAGCTCGTCGACGCCCACAAGCAGCAGTGGCCCTACGGGTGGGTTCCCGGCCAGGGCTTCGTCGAGCCCGAGCAGGACCCCGACGACGTGCCCCTGACCGACTGGGCCCGGCGCTACGTCGACCGGCTCACCGGTATCGACCCGCGGACCCGGGACGACTACCGGCGCGAGGTGGACCGGCACATCTCCCTCATGGTGCACACCACCCGATCGGGACTGGTGATGCCGGCCACGATCGGGAACATCACCGCTGACGACGTCCAGGACTGGGTTCGGCTTCAGGAAGCGGGCCAGCCGGACGCGAAGCCAGGGCAGTGGGTCCGTCGACCGGCCTCGCCGAAGTCCACAGCCAATCGACACGGCCTGCTGTGGTGCATCGTGCAGGCGGCGATCGATGCCGATCCCCCACTGCGCACCAAGAACTGCTGCGCGAACACCCGCCTTCCTCGTGTCGACTACGGGACGTCCGAGGAGATGGTCTTCCTGGAGCAGGAGGAGTACCAACTCCTCCGCAAGCACCTCACCGACCCTGCGGCGCGAGACCTCGCCGACTGGCTGATCGGTACCGGCATGCGGTGGGGCGAGGCTACGGCTCTCCAGGTACAAGATCTTCGGCTGGGCGGCCCCAGGCCGACAGTCAACGTCCAGAGGGCCTGGAAGAGGTCGCCCAGGGGCGCGCAGACCTCGTTCTTCCTCGGGCCCCCGAAGACGAGGAAAGCGCGCCGTCTGGTCGCCCTCGCCCCGACGCAGGTGGACCTTGCCCGGAGGCTGAAGCAGGGGATGCCACCGGAGGCGTTCCTCTTCCGCACGCCGACGGGCAAGGCATGGAGGCATTCCAACTTCTACAACCGGAAATGGATACCCGCCGTCGCTGCCGCGATGGAGACCGGCCTCCCCCGCCGGCCTCGGATCCACGACCTGCGGCACAGCCACGTCGCCTGGCTGGTGGCCGCGAACATCCCTCTGCCGGCGATCCAGGCCCGGCTGGGCCACGAGTCGATCCAGACCACGATCGACCGCTACGGTCACCTGGCCCGGTCGCTCGACTCGGACATCAGTGCCGCCGTGCAGGCAGCCATGGGAAGCCGCCCGCCGTCTGATCACGGCCTGCGGTTGGTCAGCGCTTGA